A genomic stretch from Leishmania donovani BPK282A1 complete genome, chromosome 36 includes:
- a CDS encoding 40S ribosomal protein S9, putative, with amino-acid sequence MPTSSQASASSRRASTTKPGPPPRASSAAPPLPARFPSHSQAPLPSATTSRRGSAIPELIGTRRDSSIGATSTNPRLRGGSVIDAAAAQRSSSAPRNPIDFASKESQEAMNRLRRLFLPVMMRVILRFRRRSRWKDGQPPRQYTPGSVVAAIMSTKSLLADCPQRMVESLAAGATFMSLTPKEIIVYANESHVSCGIVVLLYGQLEERRPEPGGKKPNAGGGGGSTRPICTQPHRLHKAMSVLCLMPVMCEDRATSFLATRESEEADVAIISSRWFWEVTYSMAQASLTTADVMGRTLREVVLPHRRDLLLADYFPTSVVLLRSWMWSMLTASDRVKLSRSMEVRVLSVGDVLFDEGDYCPYIYVVRRGALAAIVKGETLAVLEAGAAVGEESVLFHDRRNCRVVAITVCELYALHAHHLLRRFLKYPESARRIVAAAIERQVWWMEEGRTRDVFGLVSILSGVPCLGHTTDAMRDEIARCASVLILPQGHTVVSANTPCTFFCVIGRGSVTLISSMKTAAVAETPSSVNGIDSKGESQLGMRRSSAMKPMSNPATEMRRESRSAGDFFGELCLKPHLWPYDVMCDSTVSLWQFDREAVLGVLERNRADAQALEVCRQGIGLYRTQRGETSIIDGFEPPATPNAPANGWRSCIGGQRSRAQSTDFATAPPGARSSSAGSRAGRRLSLSHAAAPEWLSRGSPSEGRTPRGGRRAGVEWTPEQWTTYAMTRLQDGLRAEDAKETPPAPSRELRGVDKEVEKTMNEKVLQLVAVQPETPPNPADCDISGDSSELQSIIVGQLFLIMTEKQSRFLRQVKDSNVRLITEDEGMQLVGELNDSLDDMSGMDALHNSEALVEVTEVMQLEDISASPLEGSHFLPQRAMPSLSVRDSTDATDYINVHRVDDALSVEGSGGALAGWPMPNASIGRTRRSTSVGALGEASGVLGASLNPRSSLNRSHFVRPSSAVPPSPRCASGRDDFLSPGAIGVVRPASSSEPRMMPPARTRPASVDFNQFNNKLSVDRSTSMLDRYVKIEDQNYFDSFVKVLPLQRDEMWAPDGVNTDSEMGTGSMVLLLLHVRKCDYLSAKVMQRCARPIVKVTLGERVLVRTSVMENRTAPRWPIEHSSFISFVRRGTDIVFSVCDAGDECRIVYQASFSTASIHENGGVEQRTMPLTELSVTGFPANAEMDADVKSVESVGRMQRSAKKPRMTMTMLAVTANKYKALRQYLETKEKVIVDPPGTPESTKLFLQVMSVEGLKHRIEATVTASLYNGATSTTVLKTERVIPKTRSPAWPGDTSFVIISGEGGILSFDLHHRDAVIGSTETTVDELIFGGVGLRRLPLLQAQTGRLVIGHLVVGVLGARLGDSVESRNRDWVTHLAVEELSLAREGFSINPDPFIVLRSGTGAELMRTPLAFSAFEASWSMSEASCLLQCPRLCGSTVSYQLEVCDSDEKEVIGRATILLSDRGLGPGHLHDLSLDPPGRGVVRLRSLCLPVLELPARGAAGKASSAAALCPPFSSHLHLSESATLLLLHMGGCTNLPGGATVELQIDAIGTLSVDAQPYLRTAVQEATTALQWPLSKASVLLRIPSRGDVDDRAAEAVDLRQWQCGHQCHFAVYDGVVDDVSQIGQVAVPLSQLLNTALHTYPLFPRCMDADGGGLDQQPSVGTTTRPRAAAERTLGNLQVFTLLGSLDHQVRGTAEQETDTLLTSVPAAGGHAPPDQLPYYNPESADITAARLASALPTTVVLSVSNICHVLPSASEKYVQIVVRRGATVVLSVERQMGVLSHAEWSPTEASAVVSCGALPADAALVVELVAMDVVEGRSDEEEDGITPSAAGAKAESTARDKTRRRTITKGNASAANLPLGHAELPVSRLSSVQAGEVRVVTLMLSRSQRSSSLSETTGRLPRVTPSMCALKDAQVVWPTVSFCIFGNRA; translated from the coding sequence GTTTAGGAGACGCTCGCGCTGGAAAGACGggcagccgcctcggcagTACACTCCGGGGTCGGTGGTTGCCGCCATCATGAGCACCAAGTCGCTCCTTGCGGACTGCCCGCAACGAATGGTGGAGAGCCTGGCAGCCGGCGCCACGTTCATGTCCCTCACACCAAAGGAAATCATTGTGTACGCCAACGAGTCGCACGTGTCGTGCGGCATTGTGGTGCTGCTCTATGGCCAGCTGGAAGAACGGCGCCCCGAGCCGGGTGGTAAAAAGCCTAacgcgggcggcggcggcggctccacACGTCCCATTtgcacgcagccgcacagATTGCACAAGGCAATGAGCGTACTCTGTCTGATGCCTGTAATGTGCGAGGATCGCGCCACGTCCTTCCTCGCGACTCGCGAGAGCGAGGAAGCCGATGTCGCGATAATCTCCTCACGCTGGTTCTGGGAGGTGACGTACAGCATGGCACAGGCGTCGCTGACCACCGCCGACGTGATGGGGcgcacgctgcgcgaggtcgtcctgccgcatcgccgcgacCTGCTACTAGCCGATTACTTTCCCACCTCCGTGGTGCTTCTCCGCTCGTGGATGTGGTCCATGCTGACGGCGAGCGACCGCGTCAAACTGAGTCGTTCCATGGAGGTGCGCGTTCTCTCCGTCGGCGATGTCCTCTTCGATGAGGGAGACTACTGCCCATACATCTAcgtggtgcgccgcggtgcCCTCGCTGCGATCGTGAAGGGCGAGAcactggcggtgctggaggctggcgccgccgtgggGGAGGAAAGCGTCCTGTTTCACGACAGGCGCAACTGCAGAGTCGTCGCGATCACCGTGTGCGAGCTCTACGCTCTGCACGCGCACCAccttctgcgccgcttcctcaAGTACCCCGAGAGTGCCCGCCGCATCGTTGCGGCTGCCATAGAGCGGCAGGTGTggtggatggaggagggccgAACACGCGACGTGTTTGGGCTTGTGTCCATTTTGAGCGGTGTACCATGTCTGGGGCACACGACGGACGCCATGCGGGATGAGATCGCGAGGTGCGCCTCCGTACTGATCCTCCCGCAAGGTCACACGGTGGTCTCCGCAAACACACCCTGCACCTTCTTCTGTGTTATCGGCCGCGGCTCGGTGACGCTGATAAGCTCGATGAagaccgccgccgtcgcggagaCGCCCTCTAGCGTGAACGGCATTGACAGCAAAGGCGAATCGCAGCTGGGTATGCGACGCTCCTCAGCGATGAAACCGATGAGCAACCCAGCGACCGAGATGCGGCGAGAGTCTCGCAGCGCCGGAGACTTCTTTGGCGAGCTATGCTTGAAGCCGCACCTGTGGCCCTATGACGTGATGTGCGACTCCACAGTCAGCCTCTGGCAGTTTGATCGGGAGGCGGTACTCGGGGTGCTGGAGAGGAACCGCGCCGATGCCCAGGCGCTAGAGGTGTGCCGGCAAGGCATCGGCCTCTACCGTACCCAACGCGGCGAAACCAGCATCATCGACGGCTTTGAACCTCCCGCCACCCCCAACGCACCAGCGAATGGATGGCGTTCGTGCATTGGCGGCCAGCGCAGCCGTGCGCAGTCAACTGACTTTGCGACAGCGCCTCCAGGAGCGCGCAGCAGTAGCGCTGGCAGTCGCGCAGGTAGGCGTCTCTCTTTGTCacatgctgctgcaccggagTGGCTTTCAAGAGGGTCGCCCTCGGAAGGCCGCACGCCGCGCGGAGGCAGGCGCGCGGGTGTGGAGTGGACACCTGAGCAGTGGACCACGTACGCCATGACGCGGCTGCAGGATGGGCTGCGCGCTGAGGACGCAAAAGAGACTCCGCCCGCGCCCTCCCGCGAGCTGCGTGGCGTCGacaaggaggtggagaagacCATGAACGAAAAGGTGCTCCAGCTTGTTGCCGTGCAGCCGGAGACGCCACCGAACCCGGCTGACTGCGACATTAGCGGAGACTCAAGTGAACTGCAGTCGATCATTGTGGGGCAACTCTTCCTCATTATGACGGAGAAGCAGTCGAGGTTCCTGCGACAGGTGAAGGACAGCAACGTCCGTCTCATCACTGAGGACGAGGGTATGCAGCTCGTGGGTGAGCTGAACGACAGCCTCGACGATATGAGCGGCATGGATGCCCTGCACAACTCCGAGGCGCTGGTCGAGGTGACCGAGGTGATGCAGCTGGAGGATATcagcgcgtcgccgctggaAGGCAGTCATtttctgccgcagcgcgcgatGCCGTCGTTGTCCGTGCGTGATTCCACTGATGCTACGGATTATATTAATGTGCACCGCGTCGACGATGCCCTCAGCGTagagggcagcggtggcgcgctggcggGTTGGCCGATGCCGAACGCATCAATCGGTCGCACTCGCCGTTCCACCAGCGTCGGCGCGCTCGGCGAGGCCAGCGGCGTCTTGGGGGCATCGTTGAACCCGCGCTCGTCCCTCAATCGCAGTCACTTTGTGCGTCCATCatctgcggtgccgccgtcgccgcgctgcgccagcggaCGCGATGACTTTCTGTCACCGGGGGCTATCGGTGTCGTGCGACCCGCGAGTTCTAGCGAGCCTCGGATGATGCCACCCGCGCGTACGCGCCCCGCGAGCGTGGACTTTAACCAGTTCAACAACAAGCTCAGCGTTGATCGCTCCACCTCCATGCTGGACCGCTACGTCAAGATTGAGGATCAAAACTACTTCGACAGCTTCGTCAAAGTGCTTCCGCTGCAGCGGGACGAGATGTGGGCACCAGATGGGGTGAACACGGACAGCGAAATGGGCACCGGCTCTATGGTGCTCCTGCTTCTCCACGTGCGCAAGTGCGACTACTTGTCTGCCAAAgtgatgcagcgctgcgcgcggcCCATTGTGAAAGTGACACTGGGGGAGCGTGTCCTGGTACGTACCTCCGTCATGGAAAACCGCACGGCACCGCGCTGGCCGATTGAGCACTCGTCGTTCATTAGCTtcgtgcggcgcggcaccgACATCGTCTTCTCCGTCTGCGACGCGGGTGACGAGTGTCGCATTGTGTACCAGGCTTCCTTCTCGACGGCGAGTATACACGAGAACGGCGGGGTGGAGCAGAGAACCATGCCGCTGACGGAGCTATCGGTAACGGGCTTCCCCGCCAACGCGGAGATGGACGCCGATGTGAAGAGCGTCGAGTCGGTTGGCAGGATGCAGAGGAGCGCGAAGAAACCGCGCATGACAATGACCATGCTAGCGGTGACAGCTAACAAGTACAAGGCGCTTCGGCAGTACCTCGAAACGAAAGAGAAAGTGATCGTAGACCCGCCAGGGACTCCGGAGAGCACGAAGTTGTTCCTGCAGGTGATGTCGGTGGAAGGCCTCAAGCACCGCATCGAGGCCACTGTCACCGCTTCCCTCTACAACGGCGCGACAAGCACGACAGTGTTGAAAACCGAGCGTGTGATTCCAAAGACACGCAGCCCCGCCTGGCCCGGGGACACGAGCTTCGTCATCATCTcaggcgaaggcggcatCTTGTCGTTTGACCTACACCACAGGGATGCCGTCATCGGCTCCACCGAGACAACGGTAGACGAGCTTATCTTTGGCGGAGTAGGGCTGAGGCGGTTGCCGCTTCTTCAGGCGCAGACGGGCAGGCTCGTGATCGGCCACCTCGTGGTGGGCGTCCTGGGCGCGAGGCTGGGGGACAGCGTCGAGAGCCGCAATCGCGACTGGGTGACGCACCTCGCCGTGGAGGAGCTCTCGCTAGCGAGGGAGGGCTTCTCCATCAACCCCGATCCATTCATCGTGCTCCGTAGCGGCACTGGGGCAGAGCTGATGCGCACACCGCTCGCGTTCAGCGCCTTCGAGGCCTCATGGTCGATGTCCGAGGCAAGCTGCCTGCTGCAGTGCCCGCGTCTCTGCGGTAGCACGGTTTCCTACCAGCTAGAAGtgtgcgacagcgacgagaaGGAGGTTATTGGCCGCGCGACCATCCTGCTGAGTGATCGCGGCCTTGGCCCGGGCCATCTGCACGATCTCTCGCTCGATCCACCCGGGCGCGGTGTagtgcgcctgcgcagccTTTGCCTCCCTGTCTTAGAGCTCCCggcgcgcggtgcagctggcaAGGCCTCGTCGGCCGCGGCTCTCTGCCCACCGTTCTCCTCTCACCTGCACCTCTCAGAGTCCGCGACACTTCTGCTGCTTCACATGGGCGGGTGTACTAATCTGCCCGGCGGCGCGACGGTGGAGCTTCAAATAGACGCGATCGGCACGCTTTCTGTTGATGCGCAGCCGTACTTACGCACTGCTGTACAGGAAGCGACGACGGCTCTGCAGTGGCCCCTCTCAAAGGCGAGCGTGCTACTGCGGATCCCGTCACGGGGGGATGTGGACGACCGGGCTGCAGAAGCGGTTGATCTCCGCCAGTGGCAGTGCGGTCACCAGTGTCACTTCGCTGTCTACGACGGCGTCGTGGACGACGTGAGTCAGATTGGCCAGGTCGCTGTCCCGCTTTCGCAACTGCTAAACACTGCGTTGCACACGTATCCCCTCTTCCCGCGATGCATGGACGCAGACGGTGGGGGTTTAGACCAGCAGCCATCCGTTGGTACAACAACGCGTccacgcgcggcggccgagaGGACGTTGGGCAACCTGCAGGTCTTCACGCTGCTCGGCTCCCTCGACCACCAGGTGCGCGGGACGGCGGAGCAAGAGACCGATACGCTGTTGACGTCGGTgcccgccgccggcggccatGCTCCGCCAGATCAGCTGCCGTACTACAATCCGGAAAGCGCCGATATCACCGCTGCGAGGCTGGCTTCCGCCCTCCCTACTACGGTGGTGCTGAGCGTCAGCAACATCTGCCATGTCCTGCCGAGCGCCTCCGAAAAGTATGTCCAGATCGTGgtacgccgcggcgccaccgttGTCTTGTCAGTGGAGCGGCAGATGGGGGTGCTCAGCCACGCCGAATGGAGTCCGACGGAGGCGTCGGCCGTGGTGTCCTGCGGAGCACTCCCGGCGGACGCGGCACTTGTGGTGGAGCTGGTGGCGATGGATGTGGTGGAGGGGCggagcgacgaggaggaggacggcatCACCCCCTCAGCAGCCGGCGCAAAGGCGGAGTCGACCGCGAGGGATAAGACGCGGCGTCGCACTATCACCAAGGGAAACGCCTCTGCCGCCAATCTGCCACTCGGCCATGCTGAATTGCCTGTATCAAGACTGTCTTCCGTCCAGGCGGGTGAGGTGCGCGTGGTGACACTGATGCTGAGCCGTTCTCAGCGCTCGTCCTCCTTGTCAGAGACGACGGGGCGTCTTCCCAGGGTTACGCCATCGATGTGTGCTCTAAAGGATGCGCAGGTCGTCTGGCCGACCGTCTCGTTCTGCATCTTTGGCAACCGCGCCTAG